The following are encoded in a window of Castanea sativa cultivar Marrone di Chiusa Pesio chromosome 9, ASM4071231v1 genomic DNA:
- the LOC142609465 gene encoding UNC93-like protein 3 isoform X2, with protein MPEMFIFSALPSSWSFLPMVLFRILRVPSTPYTMVPASVYLGFSASIIWVGQGTYLTSTARSHARDYKLHEGTVIGKFNGEFWGLFASHQFIGNLISLALLSAGTDGSTSGTTLLYVVFLCSMTLGTILMCFLTKKTDEGESRQPDSSVSFYSNLVSLSKSVINPLFDVRMLLVIPLIAYSGLQQAFVWAEFTKDIVTPALGESGVGGAMAVYGAFDAICSLAAGRLTSGPKSITLIVSGGASIQAIVFLWLLLAYRLTSGVLGIMYPLLMAAILGIGDGVFNTQLSALLGILFKHDMEGAFAQLKVWQSASIAVVFFLSPYISLKAMLVIMLAALCISYAGFLVLTLKVEKAFSSSSS; from the exons GTATACAATGGTTCCAGCTTCTGTTTACCTTGGATTTTCTGCTTCAATTATATGGGTTGGCCAG GGTACATATCTCACTTCCACTGCCCGCAGTCATGCAAGAGATTATAAGTTGCATGAAGGAACAGTAATTGGTAAATTCAATGGAGAGTTCTGGGGACTGTTTGCGAGTCACCAG TTTATTGGAAATCTTATCTCACTTGCATTGTTGAGTGCTGGAACG GATGGAAGTACCAGCGGCACAACTTTGCTGTATGTTGTGTTTCTTTGCAGTATGACCTTAGGTACCATACTTATGTGCTTCTTAACAAAAAAGACTGATGAAGGAGAGAGTCGGCAACCAGATTCATCTGTCAGCTTTTACTCTAATTTGGTATCTTTGTCAAAGTCAGTAATTAATCCTTTGTTTGATGTACGGATGCTACTGGTCATTCCCCTTATTGCATATTCAGGATTACAACAAGCATTTGTATG GGCTGAATTCACCAAGGATATTGTAACCCCAGCACTTGGTGAGTCTGGTGTGGGTGGTGCAATGGCGGTATATGGAGCTTTTGATGCAATA TGTTCATTGGCTGCTGGTCGACTTACCTCTGGTCCTAAGTCTATCACTTTGATAGTTTCTGGTGGAGCCTCTATTCAGGCTATCGTATTCCTTTGGCTTCTACTAGCATACAG GTTAACTAGCGGAGTACTTGGCATTATGTACCCACTTCTCATGGCTGCCATTTTGGGCATTGGTGATGGAGTATTTAATACACAGCTTAGTGCTTTGCTTGGGATACTCTTCAAGCATGATATG GAAGGGGCATTTGCACAGCTCAAAGTCTGGCAGAGTGCTTCCATTGCAGTTGTATTCTTCCTGAGTCCATACATCTCATTGAAGGCAATGCTGGTGATTATGCTTGCTGCCCTCTGCATCTCGTATGCTGGATTCCTGGTTTTAACTCTCAAAGTAGAGAAAGCATTTTCCTCCTCCAGTTCGTGA